From Xylanibacter oryzae DSM 17970, a single genomic window includes:
- a CDS encoding glycosyltransferase, protein MIWQLIHIIDIMLWIFIAISVMYVFFFSMVSLFHKRKKRIIIKQVTKLNKFLILFPAYNEDRVITKSIISFLDQNYPSDKYDVLVVSDHNKADTDEALRELSIKLVIADYHNSSKAKAMKLAIRTIKENYDYIVILDADDVVKHNFLHSLNNACADGNRAFQCHRCAKNSDTDIAVLDGTSEEINNTIFRKAHNIIGLSSALIGSGMCIDFDWFKNNVEKLSTSGEDRELEAMLLKDGIYIHYLERIPVFDEKVCDSKNFQNQRLRWMTAQIQCLLQMLPYIPKAILKGNIDYIDKTIQQILIPRVFLIILPLIIAIIHTIFVPCWSIKWWCLFIILCISLYIAIPFKLRHHVFSQKIIHIPSLFMRMFLNIFHIDTKNNDFIHTKH, encoded by the coding sequence ATGATATGGCAACTTATACATATAATAGACATTATGTTATGGATATTCATAGCAATTTCTGTCATGTATGTATTTTTCTTCTCTATGGTATCTCTTTTCCACAAAAGAAAGAAAAGAATCATCATAAAACAGGTAACCAAACTCAATAAATTTCTAATTCTTTTTCCTGCATACAATGAAGACAGGGTTATTACAAAATCTATTATATCATTTCTTGATCAGAATTATCCTTCAGATAAATACGATGTCCTAGTAGTTTCTGATCACAATAAAGCTGATACAGACGAAGCCTTAAGAGAATTATCAATAAAACTTGTTATTGCTGATTATCATAATAGTTCAAAAGCCAAAGCTATGAAACTAGCTATTCGTACAATAAAAGAAAACTATGATTATATAGTTATCCTTGATGCCGATGATGTGGTAAAGCACAACTTTCTTCATAGCCTCAACAATGCATGTGCAGATGGCAACAGAGCATTTCAATGCCATCGCTGCGCCAAGAATTCGGATACAGACATTGCTGTATTGGATGGGACAAGTGAAGAAATCAACAATACCATTTTTCGAAAGGCACACAATATTATTGGTCTATCATCCGCGCTCATAGGTTCTGGTATGTGCATTGATTTCGATTGGTTCAAAAACAATGTCGAAAAACTATCAACATCAGGAGAAGACCGTGAATTAGAAGCAATGCTTCTAAAAGATGGCATCTATATTCATTATCTTGAACGCATTCCTGTATTTGATGAAAAGGTCTGTGATTCTAAGAACTTCCAAAACCAACGTCTTCGTTGGATGACTGCTCAGATTCAATGCTTGCTACAAATGCTTCCTTATATCCCAAAGGCAATTCTTAAAGGCAATATAGATTATATAGACAAAACCATCCAGCAGATTCTTATCCCAAGAGTATTTTTAATCATATTACCACTAATTATAGCAATCATACATACCATATTCGTACCATGCTGGAGCATAAAGTGGTGGTGCTTGTTTATCATACTATGCATATCCTTGTATATTGCTATACCATTTAAACTACGTCACCATGTATTCTCCCAAAAGATTATCCATATACCATCACTCTTCATGCGCATGTTCCTCAATATATTCCATATAGACACAAAGAATAACGATTTTATCCATACCAAACATTGA